The following are from one region of the Rhodanobacter sp. LX-99 genome:
- a CDS encoding DUF4129 domain-containing protein gives MELERISVVLRPRAPREALDLGAAMLRANAAAVWSAWFAFTAPVFVLCNALGVLLGLPWLGLVLVWWLKPLFDRLPLYVLSRAVFDRAPTWRETLRGQRQWSWRSTIAGLTWLRVDSSRALRLPLDLLEGAPRKQRSARWKVLRRRIVADTSLLTYGCLQFELVLFLSVWLLALLLIPHEWRPESLSDFFGRDVHDALTRWILLGATVAYLAMSAIEPLYVACGFALYLNRRTQLEAWDIDLAFRRLRARLQGLGKVLGVLLLCAGALPLSVRAAAAEAPPKPVVSSLDKVFGQAPDSADLRFAEAVAEVYRDPCFGGEHKVRRWMFKYTPKPDTRVQEMPFPILARVLAAVFKGLLWLLLIGAAGALAWFAWRRRGRLAPAADEPAPALAHGLQASAVASAPLPADLAGAIRALWQARHRREALALLYRGCVERTAQLLQLPLSADATEADWLRRAAAIEDPARAQRVIAIVRTWQFAAYAGRYPDDAAIEQLLSGWPAQAGAPA, from the coding sequence ATGGAGCTTGAACGGATCAGCGTGGTGTTGCGGCCGCGCGCGCCGCGCGAGGCGCTGGACCTGGGCGCCGCGATGCTGCGCGCGAATGCGGCGGCGGTGTGGTCCGCCTGGTTCGCGTTCACCGCGCCGGTGTTCGTGCTGTGCAATGCGCTGGGCGTGCTGCTGGGGTTGCCGTGGCTGGGACTGGTGCTGGTGTGGTGGCTGAAGCCGCTGTTCGATCGCCTGCCGCTGTATGTGCTGTCGCGCGCGGTGTTCGACCGCGCGCCAACCTGGCGCGAAACCCTGCGCGGCCAGCGCCAGTGGAGCTGGCGCAGCACGATCGCCGGGCTGACCTGGCTGCGCGTCGACAGCAGCCGCGCACTGCGCCTGCCGCTGGACCTGCTCGAAGGCGCGCCGCGCAAGCAACGTTCCGCGCGCTGGAAGGTGCTGCGCCGGCGCATCGTGGCGGACACCAGCCTGCTCACCTACGGCTGCCTGCAGTTCGAGCTGGTGTTGTTCCTCAGCGTCTGGCTGCTGGCCTTGCTGCTGATACCGCACGAATGGCGGCCGGAATCGCTGTCCGATTTCTTCGGCCGCGACGTGCACGACGCCTTGACCCGCTGGATCCTACTGGGTGCGACCGTGGCCTATCTGGCGATGAGCGCGATCGAGCCGCTGTACGTGGCCTGCGGCTTCGCGCTGTATCTGAACCGGCGCACGCAACTGGAGGCGTGGGACATCGACCTGGCGTTTCGCCGCCTGCGCGCGCGGCTGCAGGGGCTGGGCAAGGTGCTCGGCGTGCTGCTGCTGTGCGCCGGCGCGTTGCCGCTGTCCGTGCGTGCGGCGGCCGCGGAAGCACCGCCGAAGCCGGTCGTGTCCAGCCTGGACAAGGTATTCGGCCAGGCACCGGACAGTGCGGACCTGCGCTTCGCCGAAGCCGTGGCGGAGGTTTATCGCGACCCGTGTTTCGGCGGCGAGCACAAGGTCCGCCGCTGGATGTTCAAGTACACGCCGAAGCCCGACACGCGCGTGCAGGAGATGCCGTTCCCGATCCTGGCTCGCGTGCTGGCGGCGGTGTTCAAGGGGCTGCTGTGGCTGCTGCTGATCGGCGCTGCCGGTGCGCTGGCGTGGTTCGCCTGGCGCCGGCGCGGGCGGCTGGCGCCGGCAGCGGACGAGCCGGCACCGGCGTTGGCGCACGGCCTGCAGGCGAGTGCCGTGGCGTCGGCCCCGCTGCCGGCCGACCTGGCCGGCGCGATCCGCGCGCTGTGGCAGGCGCGACACCGGCGCGAGGCGCTGGCGCTGCTGTATCGCGGCTGTGTGGAGCGCACCGCGCAGCTGTTGCAACTGCCGCTGTCGGCCGATGCGACCGAGGCGGACTGGCTGCGCCGAGCCGCGGCGATCGAGGACCCCGCACGCGCGCAACGCGTCATCGCGATCGTGCGCACCTGGCAGTTCGCCGCGTATGCGGGACGCTATCCGGACGATGCCGCGATCGAACAACTGCTGAGCGGCTGGCCGGCGCAGGCGGGGGCGCCGGCATGA
- a CDS encoding stage II sporulation protein M, with protein MKQERFVALHGREWDSLQSWLSALDRQPRRTLRQEQTLDFAPSYRRLCHHLALARGRGYSHEVTERLQRIVQQGHRVLYRPPAPRWHRVAGFLVAGFPRLVRAQWRCMAAAAALFYLPALFVLVLLQLRPELAHTLFSSAQLAQFEKMYDPANAHIGRSSGTDLQMFGYYVMNNVSIAFRTFASGLFFGVGAIYVLGANGVLIGGVAGHLTAIGYGGPFWRFVVGHSAFELSALVIAGGAGLQLGLTLLAPGRQRRGPALVAAGWVGAQLALGAFAMLLVAAFIEAYWSSIAALPDALKFGSGALMWVLVLGWLWRGGRAGTHGA; from the coding sequence ATGAAGCAGGAGCGCTTCGTGGCCCTGCACGGTCGTGAGTGGGACAGCCTGCAGTCGTGGCTGAGTGCACTGGACCGGCAGCCAAGACGCACCCTGCGGCAGGAACAGACGCTGGATTTCGCGCCGTCGTACCGGCGCCTGTGCCACCACCTGGCGCTGGCGCGCGGGCGCGGCTACAGCCATGAAGTCACCGAGCGGCTGCAGCGCATCGTGCAGCAGGGGCATCGCGTGCTGTACCGGCCGCCGGCGCCGCGCTGGCATCGCGTGGCGGGTTTCCTGGTGGCCGGATTTCCGCGGCTGGTGCGTGCGCAGTGGCGCTGCATGGCCGCGGCGGCGGCGCTGTTCTACCTGCCGGCGCTGTTCGTCCTGGTGTTGCTGCAGCTGCGCCCGGAGCTGGCGCACACGCTCTTCAGCAGCGCCCAGCTGGCGCAGTTCGAGAAGATGTACGACCCGGCGAACGCGCACATCGGTCGCAGCAGCGGCACCGACCTGCAGATGTTCGGCTACTACGTGATGAACAACGTGAGCATCGCGTTCCGCACGTTCGCCTCGGGGCTGTTCTTCGGCGTCGGCGCGATCTACGTGCTCGGCGCCAACGGCGTGCTGATCGGCGGCGTCGCCGGGCATCTCACCGCGATCGGCTACGGCGGTCCGTTCTGGCGTTTCGTGGTGGGCCATTCGGCGTTCGAACTGAGCGCGCTGGTGATCGCCGGCGGCGCCGGCCTGCAGCTCGGCCTGACCTTGCTGGCGCCGGGGCGGCAGCGGCGCGGCCCGGCCCTGGTCGCGGCCGGCTGGGTCGGCGCGCAACTGGCGCTGGGCGCGTTCGCGATGCTGCTGGTGGCGGCCTTCATCGAGGCGTACTGGTCGTCGATCGCGGCCTTGCCGGATGCGCTGAAGTTCGGCAGCGGCGCGCTGATGTGGGTGCTGGTGCTGGGCTGGCTGTGGCGCGGCGGCAGGGCGGGCACGCATGGAGCTTGA
- a CDS encoding RDD family protein, with the protein MIDTVREIETPEGVSLRLRAAGALPRAQAWTVDLFLRLAVFFIAMIPLSLFGKGGNGLAMLLMFALLWAYSVVCEVWLDGQTLGKRALGLRVVNADGTPVTWLPSVVRNLLRVVDALPGVYGVGLASTLIDPHARRLGDIVAGTMVIHAQDLPAGQQVPMLAALPLPLVLAADEQAALVEFAERAGQLTVQRQEELANLLTPLTGQRDTAAIRQLVAHANWLLGRA; encoded by the coding sequence ATGATCGACACCGTGCGCGAGATCGAGACGCCCGAAGGCGTCTCGCTGCGCCTGCGTGCGGCCGGCGCGTTGCCGCGCGCGCAGGCGTGGACGGTCGACCTGTTCCTGCGCCTGGCGGTGTTCTTCATCGCGATGATTCCGCTGTCGCTGTTCGGCAAGGGCGGCAACGGGCTGGCCATGCTGCTGATGTTCGCGCTGCTGTGGGCGTACTCGGTGGTGTGCGAGGTGTGGCTGGACGGGCAGACCCTGGGCAAGCGCGCGCTGGGCCTGCGCGTGGTCAACGCGGACGGCACGCCGGTGACCTGGCTGCCGTCGGTGGTGCGCAACCTGCTGCGCGTGGTGGATGCGCTGCCCGGCGTGTACGGCGTGGGCCTGGCCAGTACGCTGATCGACCCGCATGCGCGCCGGCTCGGCGACATCGTGGCGGGCACCATGGTGATCCACGCGCAGGACCTGCCGGCCGGCCAGCAGGTGCCGATGCTGGCCGCGCTGCCGTTGCCGCTGGTGCTGGCGGCCGACGAGCAGGCGGCGCTGGTGGAGTTTGCCGAGCGCGCCGGCCAGCTCACCGTGCAGCGGCAGGAGGAACTGGCCAACCTGCTCACGCCGTTGACCGGGCAGCGCGACACCGCGGCGATACGGCAATTGGTCGCGCATGCCAACTGGCTGCTGGGGCGCGCATGA
- a CDS encoding RDD family protein produces the protein METNPYAAPAAVVDDVAAWDAYDLENRKAGRGKRLGAALLDGLVNVIWLAPMIWGATMAGDVSKGLKPSAPMVGVILLGLALMIGVVVVNCLMLHRSGQTIGKRALDIAVVRTDGNRVSLPRYIFLRVVPIGLIGVIPFVGRLIGLVDPLLIFGKDRRCLHDLVADTIVVDI, from the coding sequence ATGGAAACCAATCCGTATGCCGCGCCGGCGGCCGTGGTCGACGATGTGGCCGCGTGGGATGCGTACGATCTGGAAAACCGCAAGGCCGGGCGCGGCAAGCGCCTCGGCGCGGCGCTGCTGGATGGCCTGGTCAACGTCATCTGGCTCGCCCCGATGATCTGGGGCGCCACGATGGCCGGCGATGTCAGCAAGGGGCTCAAGCCCTCCGCGCCGATGGTGGGCGTGATCCTGCTCGGCCTTGCCCTGATGATCGGCGTGGTGGTGGTGAATTGCCTGATGCTGCACCGGAGCGGCCAGACCATCGGCAAGCGCGCGCTGGACATCGCCGTGGTGCGCACCGACGGCAACCGCGTCAGCCTGCCCCGCTACATCTTCCTGCGGGTGGTGCCGATCGGCCTGATCGGCGTGATCCCGTTCGTGGGCAGGCTGATCGGCCTGGTCGACCCGCTGCTGATCTTCGGCAAGGACCGCCGCTGCCTGCACGACCTGGTCGCCGACACCATCGTCGTCGACATCTGA
- a CDS encoding SET domain-containing protein-lysine N-methyltransferase, producing the protein MSRRFVARRSPIHGNGVFATAPIAKGEEIIEYKGKLLTHAQADDLYGDGGETGHTFLFTLNDDYIIDANQGGNSARWINHSCAPNCRALVEESASGDPRRDRVVIEALRNIKPGEELTYDYGIVLDVPHTARLKKLWKCLCGSPKCSGTLLKPKR; encoded by the coding sequence ATGTCACGACGCTTTGTTGCACGCCGCTCGCCGATCCACGGCAACGGCGTGTTCGCCACCGCCCCGATCGCCAAGGGCGAGGAAATCATCGAATACAAGGGCAAGCTGCTGACCCATGCGCAGGCCGATGATCTGTACGGCGACGGCGGCGAGACCGGGCACACCTTCCTGTTCACGCTGAACGACGACTACATCATCGACGCCAACCAGGGCGGCAACAGCGCGCGCTGGATCAACCACAGCTGCGCGCCGAACTGCCGCGCACTGGTCGAGGAAAGCGCCAGCGGCGACCCGCGCCGGGACCGCGTGGTGATCGAGGCGCTCCGCAACATCAAGCCGGGCGAGGAGCTCACCTACGACTACGGCATCGTGCTCGACGTGCCGCACACGGCGCGCCTGAAGAAGCTGTGGAAGTGCCTGTGCGGGTCGCCGAAATGCAGCGGCACCCTGCTCAAGCCGAAGCGGTAG
- a CDS encoding acyl-CoA dehydrogenase C-terminal domain-containing protein produces MTAYKAPLDDLRFALFDVLNAEPTLTALQGGEAHSRDLLDAVLEEAGRLSEQLLAPTNAPADAEGCRYDKASGTVTTPKGFKEAFRQFAEGGWTGLTNPEAYGGQALPGVLGTATTEIFQSGNLAWSLYPLLSEGATHAMELHGEEWQRERFMKPIIEGRWTGTMCLTEPQAGSDLGLLKTRAEPGDGNTYKITGTKIFISAGEHDLTENIVHLVLARLPDAPEGSRGISMFIVPKFKVNEDGSLGARNSVAAGAIEHKMGIHACSTCVMNFDGAEGYLIGKPHKGLAAMFTMMNAARLSVGVQGLALAERALQNSLNYARERLQSRALSGPKFPDKPADNLLVQPDVRRMLLTQRAFVEGSRALVLYTALQTDIEHRATDAAARQKAGELVAFLIPIAKGMTTELAQECTKEALQIYGGHGYIAENGMEQFVRDARIITLYEGTTGIQAADLLGRKILQLQGIGAKHFLQEISTFCQQHSADAALRGLIGPLAVATKEWSDLTVSLAQRVQANPEELGAAATDYLYYSGYVTLAYLWARSVAAAEAGTQSAAFKQAKRDTAAFYFARILPRTLVHKAAIESGVTTLPDIA; encoded by the coding sequence ATGACCGCTTACAAGGCTCCCCTCGACGACCTGCGCTTCGCCCTGTTCGACGTGCTGAACGCCGAACCGACCCTCACCGCGCTGCAGGGCGGCGAAGCACACAGCCGCGACCTGCTCGACGCGGTGCTGGAGGAAGCCGGCCGCCTCAGCGAGCAGTTGCTGGCGCCGACCAACGCGCCCGCCGACGCGGAAGGCTGCCGCTACGACAAGGCCAGCGGGACGGTGACCACGCCGAAGGGTTTCAAGGAAGCGTTCAGGCAGTTCGCCGAAGGCGGCTGGACCGGCCTGACCAATCCGGAAGCCTACGGCGGCCAGGCGCTGCCCGGCGTGCTCGGCACCGCCACCACCGAGATCTTCCAATCCGGCAACCTGGCCTGGAGCCTGTACCCGCTGCTGTCCGAAGGCGCCACCCACGCCATGGAACTGCACGGCGAAGAATGGCAGCGCGAGCGTTTCATGAAGCCGATCATCGAAGGCCGCTGGACCGGCACGATGTGCCTGACCGAGCCGCAGGCGGGTTCCGACCTGGGCCTGCTGAAGACCCGCGCCGAACCGGGTGATGGCAATACTTACAAGATTACCGGCACCAAGATCTTCATCAGCGCCGGCGAGCACGACCTCACCGAGAACATCGTGCACCTGGTCCTGGCGCGCCTGCCCGACGCGCCGGAAGGCAGCCGCGGCATCTCGATGTTCATCGTGCCGAAATTCAAGGTCAACGAAGACGGCTCGCTGGGCGCGCGCAACAGCGTCGCCGCCGGCGCGATCGAGCACAAGATGGGCATCCACGCCTGCTCCACCTGCGTGATGAACTTCGACGGCGCCGAGGGCTACCTGATCGGCAAGCCGCACAAGGGCCTCGCCGCGATGTTCACCATGATGAATGCGGCGCGCCTGTCGGTCGGCGTGCAGGGCCTGGCGCTGGCCGAGCGCGCGCTGCAGAACAGCCTCAACTACGCGCGCGAGCGGCTGCAGTCGCGCGCGCTGTCCGGCCCGAAATTCCCGGACAAGCCGGCCGACAACCTGCTGGTGCAGCCGGACGTGCGGCGCATGCTGCTGACCCAGCGCGCGTTCGTCGAAGGTTCGCGCGCACTGGTGCTGTACACCGCGCTGCAGACCGACATCGAACATCGCGCGACGGACGCAGCCGCCCGGCAGAAGGCCGGCGAGCTGGTCGCGTTCCTGATCCCGATCGCCAAGGGCATGACCACCGAACTGGCGCAGGAGTGCACCAAGGAAGCGCTGCAGATCTACGGCGGCCACGGCTACATCGCCGAGAACGGCATGGAGCAGTTCGTGCGCGACGCCCGCATCATCACCCTGTACGAAGGCACCACCGGGATCCAGGCGGCCGACCTGCTGGGCCGCAAGATCCTCCAGCTGCAGGGCATTGGCGCGAAGCACTTCCTGCAGGAGATCAGCACGTTCTGCCAGCAGCACAGTGCGGATGCCGCGCTGCGCGGCCTGATCGGCCCGCTCGCCGTCGCCACGAAGGAGTGGAGCGACCTCACCGTGAGCCTGGCCCAGCGCGTGCAGGCCAACCCGGAGGAACTCGGCGCGGCGGCCACCGACTACCTGTACTACTCCGGCTACGTCACCCTCGCCTACCTGTGGGCACGCAGCGTGGCCGCCGCCGAAGCCGGCACGCAGTCCGCCGCGTTCAAGCAGGCCAAGCGCGACACCGCCGCGTTCTACTTCGCCCGCATCCTGCCGCGCACCCTGGTGCACAAGGCGGCGATCGAGTCCGGGGTGACGACCCTGCCCGACATCGCCTGA
- a CDS encoding polysaccharide deacetylase family protein produces MNTGAFTISIDFELYWGVRDTRSLDAYREHLDGARQAIPRMLGLFEQHRIHATWAAVGFLYCHDRNEALSAAPPERPDYDNHALCPYRYLEQSTDIDERYHFAPALIDLVAATPHQEIATHTYSHYYCREAGQTAATFRADLAAAIRIAATRGITPRSLVFPRNQWHPDYLAILAEHGITAYRGNEHGWLYAATDNVGQNAVRRMGRLLDSYINLSGHHTYTLESCAGTPPFNFPASRFLRPHEPRLAWLDGLRLRRIKRAMRHAARHHEIFHLWWHPHNFGVDTDRNMHFLEQVIEEFERLRRDDGMRSLGMAELADALAAR; encoded by the coding sequence ATGAACACCGGCGCATTCACAATCTCCATCGATTTCGAGCTCTACTGGGGTGTGCGCGACACGCGCAGCCTCGATGCTTACCGCGAGCATCTGGATGGCGCCCGGCAGGCCATCCCGCGCATGCTGGGCCTGTTCGAGCAGCATCGCATCCACGCCACCTGGGCGGCCGTGGGCTTCCTGTATTGCCATGACCGCAACGAGGCCTTGTCGGCGGCCCCGCCCGAACGGCCCGACTACGACAACCACGCGCTCTGCCCGTACCGCTACCTGGAACAGTCGACGGATATCGACGAGCGCTACCATTTCGCGCCCGCACTGATCGACCTGGTCGCCGCGACACCGCACCAGGAAATAGCGACCCATACGTACTCGCACTACTACTGCCGGGAAGCCGGCCAGACGGCCGCGACGTTCAGGGCCGATCTCGCCGCCGCCATCCGCATCGCGGCGACGCGAGGCATCACCCCGCGCAGCCTGGTGTTCCCCCGCAACCAGTGGCACCCCGACTACCTGGCGATACTGGCGGAACACGGCATCACGGCCTATCGCGGCAACGAGCACGGCTGGCTGTATGCCGCGACCGACAACGTCGGGCAGAACGCCGTGCGCCGCATGGGCCGCCTGCTGGACAGCTACATCAACCTCAGCGGCCACCACACGTACACGCTGGAAAGCTGCGCCGGCACGCCTCCGTTCAACTTCCCGGCCAGCCGTTTCCTGCGCCCCCACGAGCCGCGCCTGGCCTGGCTGGACGGCCTGCGGCTGCGCCGGATCAAGCGCGCCATGCGCCACGCCGCCCGCCATCATGAAATCTTCCACCTGTGGTGGCATCCGCACAATTTCGGCGTCGACACCGACCGGAACATGCACTTCCTGGAGCAGGTGATCGAGGAGTTCGAACGCCTGCGCCGCGATGACGGCATGCGTTCGCTGGGCATGGCCGAACTCGCCGACGCACTGGCTGCGCGATGA
- a CDS encoding formyl transferase has translation MNRRLPRIAMLCGDGPSSWFMYNALAGEAEVLAVVVERKPSSRAMIRHRLRQLGWFTVIGQLAFIAFNRLLARLQRRRIDELILRYGLQADLPPAAITHRVHSVNTAAVRRLLRKLDVDAVVVNGTRIISRAVIECIDRPFINTHVGITPRYRGVHGGYWALVRDDAENCGVTVHLVDTGVDTGGVLYQQRIHVEGSDGFNTYPLHQLAGAIPLMKQALRDVVDGTLTRRDGVGPSGLWYHPTLGQYLKYRFSKSVK, from the coding sequence ATGAACCGACGGCTTCCGCGCATCGCCATGCTGTGCGGCGACGGGCCGTCGTCGTGGTTCATGTACAACGCGCTGGCCGGCGAGGCGGAGGTTCTCGCCGTGGTGGTGGAGCGCAAGCCGTCGTCCCGGGCCATGATCCGGCACCGGCTGCGCCAACTGGGCTGGTTCACGGTCATCGGCCAGCTGGCCTTCATCGCGTTCAACCGATTGCTGGCACGACTCCAGCGCCGCCGCATCGACGAGCTGATCCTTCGCTACGGGCTGCAGGCCGACTTGCCGCCGGCAGCCATCACCCACCGGGTGCACAGCGTCAACACGGCGGCGGTGCGGCGGCTGCTCAGGAAGCTCGACGTCGACGCGGTAGTGGTGAACGGCACACGGATCATTTCGCGCGCCGTGATCGAGTGCATCGACCGCCCCTTCATCAACACCCACGTCGGCATCACCCCGCGTTACCGCGGCGTGCACGGCGGCTACTGGGCACTGGTCCGCGACGATGCCGAAAACTGCGGCGTCACCGTACACCTGGTGGACACCGGGGTGGACACCGGCGGCGTGCTGTACCAGCAACGGATCCACGTCGAGGGCAGCGACGGCTTCAATACCTATCCGCTGCACCAGCTGGCCGGCGCCATCCCGCTGATGAAACAGGCCTTGCGCGACGTGGTCGACGGCACCCTCACCCGTCGCGACGGCGTCGGCCCCTCCGGGCTCTGGTATCACCCCACCCTCGGTCAATACCTCAAGTATCGGTTTTCGAAGTCGGTCAAATAG
- a CDS encoding CocE/NonD family hydrolase, which produces MGCLKPILFALLLTLGGTLQAAGTPQAKYPDYPSETPAKFVPSTAGFDYVKRDVMIPMRDGVKLHTVILVPKGASHAGILLTRTPYDANALTTHSMSGHLGPMLQGYDNAADVIVEDGYIRVVQDIRGKYGSEGDYVMNRPLHGPLNPTPVDDATDTYDTIDWLVKNIPESNGKVGTLGISYDGFEPLMALFNPHPALKVSVPMNPMVDGWMGDDWFHHGAFRQQNLSYVYEQVASRDNSIKWWTSYHDEYDLFLHYGSAGALADAYGMRQLGFWNKLLAHPAYDSFWSDQAVDKLLAREPLKVPVMLVHSLWDQEDIYGALAVYRAIKPKDSSGDMVKLVMGPWHHGQEIDEGSSLGAIRFGSDTAKYFREKILRPYLAQYLKDGAPKAGLAPVTAYQTGSNQWQRLPRWPLACENGCAAKSRALYLQADHKLGFGAPAGGDAYDEYVSDPAHPVPFRARPIQPIGYGDGQTWSQWLVDDQREASGRTDVLTYVSDALTAPLTISGAPEVNLIASTSGSDSDWVVKLIDVYPDQVAEQPEMGGYQLAVAMDIFRGRYREGFTEAKPVAANQPLPYRFALPAANHVFLPGHRIMVQVQSSWFPLYDRNPQTFVPNIFLARPTDYVKATQRVYHAPAQASFIALPVVGG; this is translated from the coding sequence ATGGGCTGCCTGAAGCCGATCCTGTTCGCCCTGCTGCTCACCCTGGGCGGCACGCTGCAGGCCGCCGGGACGCCGCAGGCGAAGTACCCGGACTACCCCAGCGAGACGCCGGCGAAGTTCGTGCCGTCCACCGCCGGCTTCGACTACGTGAAGCGCGACGTGATGATCCCGATGCGCGACGGCGTGAAGCTGCACACCGTCATCCTGGTGCCGAAAGGTGCCAGCCACGCCGGCATCCTGCTCACCCGCACCCCGTACGACGCCAACGCGCTGACCACGCACAGCATGAGCGGCCATCTCGGGCCGATGCTGCAGGGCTACGACAACGCCGCCGACGTCATCGTCGAGGACGGCTACATCCGCGTGGTGCAGGACATCCGCGGCAAGTACGGTTCCGAAGGCGACTACGTGATGAACCGGCCGCTGCACGGGCCGCTGAATCCCACCCCGGTGGACGACGCCACCGACACGTACGACACCATCGACTGGCTGGTGAAGAACATCCCCGAGTCGAACGGCAAGGTCGGCACGCTGGGCATTTCCTACGACGGCTTCGAGCCGCTGATGGCGCTGTTCAACCCGCATCCGGCATTGAAGGTCTCCGTGCCGATGAACCCGATGGTCGACGGCTGGATGGGCGACGACTGGTTCCACCACGGCGCGTTCCGCCAGCAGAACCTGAGCTACGTCTACGAGCAGGTCGCCAGCCGCGACAACTCGATCAAGTGGTGGACCAGCTACCACGACGAGTACGACTTATTTCTGCACTACGGTTCCGCCGGCGCGCTGGCCGACGCCTACGGCATGCGCCAGCTCGGCTTCTGGAACAAGCTGCTGGCGCACCCCGCCTACGACAGCTTCTGGAGCGACCAGGCGGTGGACAAGCTGCTCGCCAGGGAGCCGCTGAAGGTGCCCGTGATGCTGGTGCACAGCCTGTGGGACCAGGAAGACATCTACGGCGCGCTCGCCGTGTACCGCGCGATCAAGCCCAAGGACAGCAGCGGCGACATGGTCAAGCTGGTGATGGGCCCGTGGCACCACGGCCAGGAGATCGACGAGGGCAGCTCGCTCGGCGCGATCCGCTTCGGCAGCGACACCGCGAAGTATTTCCGCGAAAAGATCCTGCGTCCGTACCTGGCGCAGTACCTGAAAGATGGCGCGCCGAAGGCCGGCCTCGCGCCGGTCACCGCGTACCAGACCGGCAGCAACCAGTGGCAGCGGCTGCCGCGCTGGCCGCTCGCCTGCGAGAACGGCTGCGCCGCGAAAAGCCGCGCGCTGTACCTGCAGGCTGACCACAAGCTCGGTTTCGGCGCACCCGCCGGCGGCGATGCCTACGACGAGTACGTGTCCGACCCCGCCCACCCTGTGCCGTTCCGCGCGCGACCGATCCAGCCGATCGGCTACGGCGACGGCCAGACCTGGTCGCAATGGCTGGTCGACGACCAGCGCGAAGCCTCTGGCCGCACCGACGTGCTTACCTACGTCAGCGACGCGCTCACCGCACCGCTCACCATCAGCGGCGCGCCCGAAGTGAACCTGATCGCCTCGACCAGCGGCAGCGACAGCGACTGGGTGGTCAAGCTGATCGACGTCTATCCCGACCAGGTCGCCGAGCAACCGGAGATGGGCGGCTACCAGCTCGCCGTGGCGATGGACATCTTCCGCGGCCGCTACCGCGAAGGCTTCACCGAAGCCAAGCCGGTCGCCGCCAACCAGCCCCTGCCCTACCGCTTCGCCCTGCCCGCCGCCAACCACGTCTTCCTGCCCGGCCACCGCATCATGGTGCAGGTGCAGTCCAGCTGGTTCCCGCTGTACGACCGCAACCCGCAGACCTTCGTGCCGAACATCTTCCTGGCCAGGCCGACGGATTACGTGAAAGCCACGCAGCGCGTGTACCACGCACCGGCGCAGGCGAGTTTCATTGCGCTGCCGGTGGTGGGCGGCTGA